From a single Stackebrandtia endophytica genomic region:
- the gatB gene encoding Asp-tRNA(Asn)/Glu-tRNA(Gln) amidotransferase subunit GatB yields the protein MTAATLQSYEDVISRYEPVIGLETHVELGTRTKMFCGCATAFGAEPNTQVCPVCLGLPGALPVANAAAIEATIRIGLALNCSIADWCRFARKNYFYPDMPKNFQTSQYDEPLCEDGWIEVDVDGEVVRIEIERVHLEEDTGKSLHVGGATGRIHGATESLVDYNRAGIPLVEIVTKPVVGTGAKAPEVARAYVTELREVIRSLNVSDVRMEQGSLRCDVNTSLNLPGQEWGTRTETKNVNSLRSVERAVRSEILRQAPLLDAGERIVQETRHFHEDTGKSTAGRSKETATDYRYFPEPDLAPMAPDPDWVAKLKADLPELPRTRRRRLQAAWGLSDHDMASMQNAGAVDAIEATIAAGAKAEGARKWWMGELSRRANEAEVELSDLAITPVQVAQLQTLVDAGTLNDKLARQVIDGVLAGEGDPEAVAEARGLAIVSDTGALTKAVDDAIAANPDVAEKVRGGTHAAAGVLIGAVMKTTKGQADAKTVRQLILDRLS from the coding sequence ATGACCGCCGCCACTCTTCAGTCCTATGAGGACGTAATTTCTCGCTACGAGCCGGTGATCGGCCTGGAGACCCACGTCGAGCTGGGAACCCGCACCAAGATGTTCTGCGGCTGCGCCACCGCCTTCGGTGCCGAGCCCAACACTCAGGTGTGTCCGGTGTGCCTGGGATTGCCCGGCGCGCTGCCGGTGGCCAACGCCGCCGCCATCGAGGCGACGATCCGCATCGGCCTGGCGTTGAACTGCTCGATCGCCGACTGGTGCCGGTTCGCCCGGAAGAACTACTTCTACCCGGACATGCCGAAGAACTTCCAGACCTCCCAGTACGACGAGCCGCTGTGTGAGGACGGCTGGATCGAGGTCGACGTCGACGGCGAGGTCGTCCGCATCGAGATCGAGCGGGTGCACCTGGAGGAGGACACCGGTAAGAGCCTGCACGTCGGTGGCGCCACCGGTCGAATCCACGGGGCCACCGAGTCCCTCGTGGACTACAACCGTGCGGGCATTCCGCTGGTGGAGATCGTGACCAAGCCGGTCGTCGGCACGGGTGCGAAGGCTCCCGAAGTGGCGCGGGCCTACGTCACCGAGCTGCGTGAGGTCATCCGGTCGCTGAACGTCTCCGACGTCCGTATGGAGCAGGGGTCGCTTCGCTGTGACGTCAACACCTCCCTGAACCTGCCGGGTCAGGAATGGGGAACCCGCACCGAGACCAAGAACGTCAACTCGCTGCGCAGCGTCGAACGTGCCGTCCGCTCCGAGATCCTGCGCCAGGCGCCGCTGCTGGACGCCGGTGAGCGCATCGTGCAGGAGACCCGCCACTTCCACGAGGACACCGGCAAGAGCACCGCCGGACGCAGCAAGGAGACCGCGACCGACTACCGGTACTTCCCGGAGCCCGACCTGGCGCCGATGGCTCCGGATCCGGACTGGGTCGCCAAACTCAAGGCCGACCTTCCCGAGCTGCCCCGCACCCGCCGCCGTCGGTTGCAGGCGGCGTGGGGCCTGTCGGACCACGACATGGCCTCGATGCAGAACGCCGGTGCCGTCGACGCGATCGAGGCGACCATCGCCGCCGGAGCGAAGGCCGAGGGTGCTCGCAAATGGTGGATGGGTGAGTTGTCGCGCCGCGCCAACGAAGCCGAGGTCGAACTGTCGGATCTGGCCATCACCCCGGTTCAGGTCGCCCAGTTGCAGACCCTGGTCGACGCGGGGACCCTCAACGACAAGCTCGCCCGTCAGGTCATCGACGGCGTGCTCGCCGGGGAGGGCGACCCCGAGGCGGTGGCCGAGGCCCGCGGTCTGGCCATCGTGTCCGACACCGGCGCGTTGACCAAGGCCGTCGACGACGCGATCGCCGCCAACCCGGATGTGGCCGAGAAGGTGCGCGGTGGCACCCACGCCGCCGCCGGAGTCCTCATCGGAGCCGTCATGAAGACGACCAAGGGGCAGGCCGACGCCAAGACCGTGCGTCAGTTGATCCTCGACCGTCTGTCCTGA